In a genomic window of Kluyveromyces marxianus DMKU3-1042 DNA, complete genome, chromosome 7:
- the ICL2 gene encoding methylisocitrate lyase ICL2: MMSVNALNLSRKCGVPVMTRGFSSISKFPKVKDGQVEEFLDTQAKEISEWWESERFKNIKRTYTPLDVAKHRGSFGNDVTYPSSIQAKRLFDTLEYKFQNRLPVHTLGVIDPVQMSQLARCDGIDVAYISGWACSSTMVGSTNEVSPDFGDYPYDTVPNQVERIFKAQQMHDRKQLLKFSETGEASNRVDYLKPIIADADMGHGGTTTVMKLAKLFAEKGAAGIHLEDQLHGGKRCGHLGGAVIVPTSTHISRLVATRLQWDIMGTENLVIARTDSCNSKLLSSNVDPRDHEHIQGVITKDAKPWSEILCELENADASSAEISQAEASWYANNKLFTFEEAVEQQLSESKVSAFKKECEKFLQSNNKGYISIKEYKSIARSVNGGSDIVFDWDAPRTKEGFYMFKGGMKAAIQRSLAFSPYADLLWLETKTPDLAQAKSFSKLIHDKYPHAKLVYNLSPSFNWSAHGYNDQQLQSFIWDLAKEGFVLQLVSLAGLHTDASSFWKLAKRYQTEGMRAYVEEVQRPEKESGCDVLTHQQWSGAEYVDSIMQLVQNGSSSQTLSTKGDSFTETQF; the protein is encoded by the coding sequence ATGATGAGTGTCAATGCTCTTAATTTAAGTAGAAAGTGTGGAGTGCCCGTGATGACAAGAGGCTTCAGCAGTATATCCAAGTTTCCAAAGGTTAAAGACGGTCAAGTGGAAGAGTTCCTCGATACCCAGGCGAAGGAAATCTCTGAATGGTGGGAGAGTGAACGGTTCAAGAATATTAAAAGGACGTATACGCCTCTCGATGTGGCTAAACACCGTGGTTCTTTTGGGAATGATGTGACTTACCCATCTTCGATTCAAGCCAAGAGGCTTTTTGACACTTTAGAGTATAAGTTTCAGAACCGTTTGCCAGTTCACACGTTGGGGGTGATTGATCCGGTGCAAATGTCTCAGCTAGCTAGATGTGATGGTATTGATGTTGCTTATATCTCTGGGTGGGCATGTTCATCTACGATGGTTGGTTCGACAAACGAGGTGTCGCCAGATTTTGGTGATTATCCGTACGACACCGTTCCAAACCAGGTGGAACGGATCTTTAAGGCACAGCAAATGCATGACAGAAAGcagttgttgaagttttccGAGACAGGAGAGGCTAGCAATAGGGTAGATTACTTGAAGCCCATTATTGCTGATGCTGATATGGGCCATGGTGGTACTACCACTGTGATGAAACTAGCCAAGCTATTTGCTGAGAAAGGTGCCGCAGGGATTCATCTTGAAGATCAGTTGCACGGTGGGAAGAGGTGTGGACATTTGGGCGGTGCTGTCATTGTGCCTACCAGCACGCACATCTCTAGGCTTGTTGCTACGAGATTGCAGTGGGATATAATGGGTACTGAGAATCTTGTTATTGCTAGAACAGATTCTTGCAACTCGAAGTTGTTGAGTAGCAATGTTGATCCAAGAGACCATGAGCATATTCAAGGTGTCATTACCAAGGACGCAAAACCATGGAGTGAAATTCTGTGTGAGTTGGAAAATGCCGATGCGTCTTCGGCTGAGATAAGCCAAGCAGAAGCAAGCTGGTATGCCAATAACAAGCTATTCACGTTTGAAGAGGCGGTGGAACAGCAGCTTTCTGAGTCAAAGGTCAGtgctttcaagaaagagTGTGAGAAGTTCTTGCAATCGAACAACAAGGGGTACATTTCCATCAAAGAGTACAAGTCGATTGCTAGGTCTGTTAACGGTGGTTCCGACATTGTCTTCGACTGGGATGcaccaagaacaaaagaagggtTCTACATGTTCAAAGGTGGTATGAAAGCAGCTATTCAGAGATCATTGGCATTTTCTCCATATGCTGATTTGTTATGGTTAGAGACAAAGACACCGGACTTGGCCCAAGCCAAATCCTTTTCCAAATTGATCCACGATAAGTACCCACATGCGAAGTTGGTATACAACCTATCTCCAAGTTTCAACTGGAGCGCACATGGATACAATGACCAACAACTCCAAAGCTTTATTTGGGATCTTGCCAAGGAAGGGTTTGTCTTGCAATTGGTATCTCTAGCTGGATTGCACACCGATGCGTCTTCGTTCTGGAAATTGGCCAAGAGGTATCAGACTGAAGGTATGAGGGCATACGTTGAGGAAGTACAAAGACCTGAGAAGGAAAGTGGTTGTGATGTTCTAACTCACCAGCAATGGTCTGGTGCAGAGTATGTCGATTCCATTATGCAATTGGTTCAAAACGGGTCCAGTTCTCAGACTTTGAGCACTAAAGGTGACAGCTTTACTGAGACCCAGTTTTGA